A window of Cucurbita pepo subsp. pepo cultivar mu-cu-16 unplaced genomic scaffold, ASM280686v2 Cp4.1_scaffold001579, whole genome shotgun sequence genomic DNA:
AGAACCGGCAAGTACCGTTTATGGAGCCAACAATTCCTCCCTACATTACGAGATCGAAATACCATTAACAACGAATCGAACTTCGTAATTTCTACAAAACGAAAGATTCAAGCAAGCACACACCTGTCCATCAGGATGATAAGACACTGCAGTGACAATTTCCCTAATGTCAATCCAATCAACAACTTGACTACAAGGAATTCCCCAAATACGGATCTTTCCATCTATTGAACCACTGATAAAGTAATTTTCATCCATGGGATTGAAATGAACACAAGTAACTGCAGCCAACATGAAAAAAGCGAGAACAATGAGAGCCGCTCGTTAAGAATATGTCAACAATTTCGATCACTCTATAAACAGAAACGACTTACAAACTCACCGTAATTACTATGTGAAAAAACTCTGAGACAATCATTGGATCCCAATCGCCAAAGTCGAACGGTTTTATCGACTGATGATGACAGAAGATACTGCACGAGGAAACAATAACGTATGATTACCAATGCATAAACATGGTTTAGTTTCTAGGAAATTCATAGCATTGCTACTTACATTGGTTTTTGACCAAGAGAGATCCAAAATCTCACCGGTATGTCCATGGAACTCGTGCAACGGTCTCTCCAAGATCCTGAAGACTTTCGGTGGAAATATTATACAAGCCGATTCCGATGTTTTCCTCAACACCATTGCGTTAGccatcttctctttctccacgAGCAAAGGTCTCAACTCCGAGAGACGATTCACCGTGAAGTAAATGCAAGATGGATCGATTTCGGGGATGTCAGATTCATTAGATCTCTCGTCTTCAATCACTTGCCACAATTTAACAATCCCGTCGTCACCACCGGTAGCAAGATACTGTCCATTAGGACTAAACTTCATTGTCAAGATAGCACCTTCATGTGCCTTGATATCTTGTCCCATATAAAGGGCTGATAGCTCCTTCAATTGCTTCTTGCACTGTCGAACCTTCACCCTCCGAACTCTCGACCCTGCAGctgaatcatcatcatcatcatcatcatcaaccaCCAATCCTGTTGACTTATCAAAAATGCAGGCTGCCGATCGCAATTTCTTAAGCCAACGTTTGTTGACTCGTTGTTCTGTACGCAACGGAATGTTTGCTCTCTCAGCCTCCATCCTCATCATTTGTTGGAAAGATGGTGAGGAACTCGAAGTCTCCTCAAGCTCCTCAAGCTCTTCAGCCATAGCGAACCGAACAGAGCTGCTTCGATCCCCATTTTTCGTGCTAGATTCTCCATTAATCCCATCATCCATATACATAATGGTATTCGTTGAAGTTATCTCCGAACATTCAAAATCATCACTAGACCAACACGACATCGAAGATCGACCCGACCAAAACACATCTTCAAAATCAGAGGATTCAGCACAAGAATTATCCCTCAATCTTCCTCCATCCCCTTCTCTCCAATCACTCCACAGAGTCAGAGAATTCCCATTACAAGGAAGAGTTTGATCTAATCCCAACTCCATCCATTTCAAAAACTTCCTCCGACGCTCATGAACACTCTTGGGGCTTTGGTTCCATACATCATAAACCAAACTGCCATCAACCCAGTTTTTGAATCTGGGATGAGTATCAATGGCCGCCTCAATACCATCGCAATTGAATTCAGATATCGAGGGAGCATTGATCTCTTGAGCATCAAAATATGGGCATTCTTCATCATCACTAAAGCTACCCATTGTTCCTAAGAGTTCCACCCATGAAATCGCCTCAAGAACACAGCATTATAACGAATACCCACTacaaaaaaacccaaataaaattgaaatggaaaaCGCAAATCAgttcaaaagaacaaaaaaaaaaaaaaaaaaNNNNNNNNNNNNNNNNNNNNNNNNNNNNNNNNNNNNNNNNNNNNNNNNNNNNNNNNNNNNNNNNNNNNNNNNNNNNNNNNNNNNNNNNNNNNNNNNNNNNNNNNNNNNNNNNNNNNNNNNNNNNNNNNNNNNNNNNNNNNNNNNNNNNNNNNNNNNNNNNNNNNNNNNNNNNNNNNNNNNNNNNNNNNNNNNNNNNNNNNNNNNNNNNNNNNNNNNNNNNNNNNNNNNNNNNNNNNNNNNNNNNNNNNNNNNNNNNNNNNNNNNNNNNNNNNNNNNNNNNNNNNNNNNNNNNNNNNNNNNNNNNNNNNNNNNNNNNNNNNNNNNNNNNNNNNNNNNNNNNNNNNNNNNNNNNNNNNNNNNNNNNNNNNNNNNNNNNNNNNNNNNNNNNNNNNNNNNNNNNNNNNNNNNNNNNNNNNNNNNNNNNNNNNNNNNNNNNNNNNNNNNNNNNNNNNNNNNNNNNNNNNNNNNNNNNNNNNNNNNNNNNNNNNNNNNNNNNNNNNNNNNNNNNNNNNNNNNNNNNNNNNNNNNNNNNNNNNNNNNNNNNNNNNNNNNNNNNNNNNNNNNNNNNNNNNNNNNNNNNNNNNNNNNNNNNNNNNNNNNNNNNNNNNNNNNNNNNNNNNNNNNNNNNNNNNNNNNNNNNNNNNNNNNNNNNNNNNNNNNNNNNNNNNNNNNNNNNNNNNNNNNNNNNNNNNNNNNNNNNNNNNNNNNNNNNNNNNNNNNNNNNNNNNNNNNNNNNNNNNNNNNNNNNNNNNNNNNNNNNNNNNNNNNNNNNNNNNNNNNNNNNNNNNNNNNNNNNNNNNNNNNNNNNNNNNNNNNNNNNNNNNNNNNNNNNNNNNNNNNNNNNNNNNNNNNNNNNNNNNNNNNNNNNNNNNNNNNNNNNNNNNNNNNNNNNNNNNNNNNNNNNNNNNNNNNNNNNNNNNNNNNNNNNNNNNNNNNNNNNNNNNNNNNNNNNNNNNNNNNNNNNNNNNNNNNNNNNNNNNNNNNNNNNNNNNNNNNNNNNNNNNNNNNNNNNNNNNNNNNNNNNNNNNNNNNNNNNNNNNNNNNNNNNNNNNNNNNNNNNNNNNNNNNNNNNNNNNNNNNNNNNNNNNNNNNNNNNNNNNNNNNNNNNNNNNNNNNNNNNNNNNNNNNNNNNNNNNNNNNNNNNNNNNNNNNNNNNNNNNNNNNNNNNNNNNNNNNNNNNNNNNNNNNNNNNNNNNNNNNNNNNNNNNNNNNNNNNNNNNNNNNNNNNNNNNNNNNNNNNNNNNNNNNNNNNNNNNNNNNNNNNNNNNNNNNNNNNNNNNNNNNNNNNNNNNNNNNNNNNNNNNNNNNNNNNNNNNNNNNNNNNNNNNNNNNNNNNNNNNNNNNNNNNNNNNNNNNNNNNNNNNNNNNNNNNNNNNNNNNNNNNNNNNNNNNNNNNNNNNNNNNNNNNNNNNNNNNNNNNNNNNNNNNNNNNNNNNNNNNNNNNNNNNNNNNNNNNNNNNNNNNNNNNNNNNNNNNNNNNNNNNNNNNNNNNNNNNNNNNNNNNNNNNNNNNNNNNNNNNNNNNNNNNNNNNNNNNNNNNNNNNNNNNNNNNNNNNNNNNNNNNNNNNNNNNNNNNNNNNNNNNNNNNNNNNNNNNNNNNNNNNNNNNNNNNNNNNNNNNNNNNNNNNNNNNNNNNNNNNNNNNNNNNNNNNNNNNNNNNNNNNNNNNNNNNNNNNNNNNNNNNNNNNNNNNNNNNNNNNNNNNNNNNNNNNNNNNNNNNNNNNNNNNNNNNNNNNNNNNNNNNNNNNNNNNNNNNNNNNNNNNNNNNNNNNNNNNNNNNNNNNNNNNNNNNNNNNNNNNNNNNNNNNNNNNNNNNNNNNNNNNNNNNNNNNNNNNNNNNNNNNNNNNNNNNNNNNNNNNNNNNNNNNNNNNNNNNNNNNNNNNNNNNNNNNNNNNNNNNNNNNNNNNNNNNNNNNNNNNNNNNNNNNNNNNNNNNNNNNNNNNNNNNNNNNNNNNNNNNNNNNNNNNNNNNNNNNNNNNNNNNNNNNNNNNNNNNNNNNNNNNNNNNNNNNNNNNNNNNNNNNNNNNNNNNNNNNNNNNNNNNNNNNNNNNNNNNNNNNNNNNNNNNNNNNNNNNNNNNNNNNNNNNNNNNNNNNNNNNNNNNNNNNNNNNNNNNNNNNNNNNNNNNNNNNNNNNNNNNNNNNNNNNNNNNNNNNNNNNNNNNNNNNNNNNNNNNNNNNNNNNNNNNNNNNNNNNNNNNNNNNNNNNNNNNNNNNNNNNNNNNNNNNNNNNNNNNNNNNNNNNNNNNNNNNNNNNNNNNNNNNNNNNNNNNNNNNNNNNNNNNNNNNNNNNNNNNNNNNNNNNNNNNNNNNNNNNNNNNNNNNNNNNNNNNNNNNNNNNNNNNNNNNNNNNNNNNNNTATGGATGTATTTCgggtttgaatttgaatttgaatgagttaaataatgaaaataattgaaatgattatTGAATGTCTCCATTTAATGGGTAAGATTTGAATAAATGCAATGGAAAAGTTAagctaaaaaatgaaataattaaaattagtaagcatttaattaacaaaaattggGAAACAATTATGCTTTcttttgttataaaaattgTAAGGTAGGAGTAGTAGGTTACCCAAATTGTTGCTTCCCATTACATCATTAAGTCAATACCTATCACTTTTTTGACCTTTCaattccaatcaaattttaatataatccaattaaatatgtttttttcttcgagTTACCGTCAAAGTTTGa
This region includes:
- the LOC111786374 gene encoding WD repeat-containing protein 44-like; this translates as MGSFSDDEECPYFDAQEINAPSISEFNCDGIEAAIDTHPRFKNWVDGSLVYDVWNQSPKSVHERRRKFLKWMELGLDQTLPCNGNSLTLWSDWREGDGGRLRDNSCAESSDFEDVFWSGRSSMSCWSSDDFECSEITSTNTIMYMDDGINGESSTKNGDRSSSVRFAMAEELEELEETSSSSPSFQQMMRMEAERANIPLRTEQRVNKRWLKKLRSAACIFDKSTGLVVDDDDDDDDSAAGSRVRRVKVRQCKKQLKELSALYMGQDIKAHEGAILTMKFSPNGQYLATGGDDGIVKLWQVIEDERSNESDIPEIDPSCIYFTVNRLSELRPLLVEKEKMANAMVLRKTSESACIIFPPKVFRILERPLHEFHGHTGEILDLSWSKTNYLLSSSVDKTVRLWRLGSNDCLRVFSHSNYVTCVHFNPMDENYFISGSIDGKIRIWGIPCSQVVDWIDIREIVTAVSYHPDGQGGIVGSINGTCRFFKVIGTFVVLICNSGLSFVL